CGCGTTCTCCGCTGCCCAGACCGATCTCGGCGTCTGCAATCGGTCGGGACGACGGCTGGTGCTCTTCTCCGGAACGGCCGTTTTCGAAGAGCACGGGGTGCGCTGGAGGTGGCGGACATCCGCCGAGAGGAGCGTGGACGCGCGGCCGATCCTCGTAGGCGATCTGCTTACGGGGGTTCGCGAGACGGTATACCGCGGCCTGCCTCGACTCTGGGTAGAGCGTGACGGTCACGTCGTGTCGCCGAGACAGGGCACGCTGCACTGGCGCCCGCGCGGACGAGGCCGCTGGCGACCGCTGGCGGCCGGCCCGGCGTTCGGCGCGATCGATTTGGCGGTCATCGAACAGGGGGAGGTTCGTCACTCGGTCGGCGCCGAGGTGGTTCCCGCGGCGACCCGCTTCGAGTTTGACCGGGTGAGGCGACTGCTTCGCATACCCGGCCTCGACGCTCCCATGCTCAGTGCGACGGCGATCTGGCCGCTCTCGGTCAGGACCGAGACGGGTGTTCCCCTCGTGGAGCTGGGCGCCCCCTCGGGCGCGCCAGTGATTGTGGTCAGGGCGCGCTGGGAATCGGAGGTCAGGCTCACCCTCGCGGACCCCAGCTACGAGCTGCGGCTGATCGACGAGAACGACAGGCTCGTGAATACGCGCGCCGTCTTCGCCCTCGACGGCCTAGGTGGCCGGCGCATACTTGCCATGCGGGAGGCGTCCCTCTGCATGGAGCTACGGGCGCCGGGCTCTCCGCGGATCGCCATCTCGCGTCCGGTCTCCGGGGAGGTGCCTCTCTCCGCCTTGCGTGACACGTTGAGGCAGCTGCTCGGCCGGTCTTCCAGTTTGGACGCGCGAGTGCTCCTGTCCGCGCTTGGATCGAACGAGTGCATCGCCGAGGTGAGGTGGTATTGCGAGGACGTGAACCCCTTTGCGGCCGCCCCGCGGGGCGGGCCCTTCGCCGCGCTCGCGGCCATGCACCCGCTCGACCTGAGGGCGGTGTCGTTGGTCACTCCCGAGATTGGCGCGCATCCCTTCACGGGACCCGCGACTCAGTCGGACATACGCGCCGAGCTCAAGCCCGTGCTGCCCGACGGGCCGTGGCTGGTATTCGGCCAGCGACGCTCCGGCGAGATCATCCGGCCGCACGTGGTTCCTGCCGATCGTCCGCCCGCCGCGGGGGTCACCGCGCTGGTGCGCGCCGTGAATACGGACGCTGCCGAGCCTCGCTGGCGAGCCTTCCGCGAGGCCTATTCGGACCCGGGTGCGATGGCCGCCGAGGACGTGCGTAGGCTCATCGCCCTTCTGGTCCTGGCTCGGCGCGAGCATCTGCCCGCCTCCGGCATCGACCCCCTCTGCGCCCTCAGCGAAGCGCCCGGGGTGGCTGTCCGACTGCTCGCGTTTTGCGACGATGTCGACGAGCGCGCCGCGGTGCTCGATCTGCAGAGGGGCCTCCCCTTCCTATGGTGCGCCACGCCCGTCGAGAGCTGGCTGGCGGCGTTCGGCGCACGCTTCGACGCGATGCGCGCGAGGCTGGCGCAGCTTGGCGTGACTTTCGACGTGACCCGCCAGGCCACGCGGGTGCTGCGCGAGATCACGGGAGTTCGCCCGGAACTGGCGGGCCATGCCAGGGCGGTGTTCCTGGCGACGCTCGCCGTGGGCGGCGCCGCGGAAGCGGTCGACGGCACGGCGCACGACTTTGCGTGCCGCGTCGACGAGGCCCTGACGAGGTCGGAGATAGACCGGCTGATCACCCGTCATCCCGACGGCGATCCACCGCCGCGCGACCTACTGTCCCGGTCTTCACTCGACGTGTTCCGCCGACACTGGATGCCCTACGACGCCGGCTTCGCCGAGGTCATCGCTGCTCCGTTCGCGGTCGCGGAGCACGCCGCGGGCGTGCGCGGGCTCGCGCCCGCCGAACTCGTTGGCTGCCGCGACGCGGCGCTCTACGATCCCGAATACTTCGAGGCCCTGATCCCCATGCGAACGAACGATCTGCTCAACCGAATCCTCCAGCCCGGGGCCGCGACATGATCGACTTCGAGCGCATGACTACCCGTCTGCCCGAGCAGGCCGCGGACGCGGTTCTCGGCATGCTGAGGCCCCGGTCGCGGACCCTGGTTCGACATCTCCGAGGCACTTGGGGCGCGCCGGCGGGCACGCCCGGCTCCTTCCTGGCCGAGCCGCTCGTCGAGGGCGCGTTTCCGTGGCTTCCCCTCGAGGACGGCTGGGAGGGGTTGCCGCCGCACGTCCTCGATCCCCGGACGGTCGACACGCTGCGGAACGTCTCCTTTCCGCCATACGTGCACCAGGCGAGCGCGTGGGAGGCGCTGACGGCGGCCAAGCCTGCGTCCGTCATCGTCTCCAGCGGAACCGGGTCCGGCAAGACCGAGTGCTTCCTGGTCCCCATCCTCGACCGGCTCGTCCGGCTCTCCGACGGGGGGCTTCGCCCGATCGAGGGCGTCCGCGCGCTCATGCTCTATCCGCTGAACGCGCTGATCAGCAGCCAGGAGGAGCGCCTGGAACGATGGTTCTCGCCGTTCGGCGGAAGGCTTCGCTACGCCCTGTATAATGGGGAAACCCCGACCGTGGCGAATGCCGCAACGCGCAGGGACAAGCCCTGGCGGGTTGGGGATCGCACTACCCTACGCGCTTCACCGCCCCCCGTGCTCGTGACCAACGCCACGATGCTCGAGTACATGCTTATCAGGAACAACGATGCCGGCATCCTGGCGCGTTCGCAGGGTACGCTTGAGTTCGTCATACTCGACGAGGCACACTCCTACATGGGCGCGCAGGCGGCGGAGATCGCGCTCCTTCTGAGGCGCGTCGCGCTGGCGTTCGGCCGCGAGCCTCGGGACCTCCGCTTCGTGGCAACGTCCGCGACCATCGGCGGACCGAACGCGACGGCCGACCTGACGCGGTTTCTGCGCGACCTATCCGGCGCGCCCGAAGACCAGATCCACGTCATCGAGGGATCCCGGGCGCCACTACCGCCCGCCCCTCCCATGCAGGCTGGGCCACTCGACCTCGATGCCGTCTCGCGCCTCGAACCCGCCGCAGGTGGCGAGAGGTTCTCGTCTTCTCCCGAGCTGCGCCGCATCCGTGAGCGCCTGCGGGACGGGCAGGTGTTCGGTTGGGAGGAGTGGGCGCGGCTCACTACCGCGGTCGCCGGCAGTGCGCGGCCGTCCCAGCTGCTCGTTGAGGCCGCAAAGGCATGCGATCCGCACGCGGACGCGGCGATGGCGCGGTCGGGAAACGACTCGATCCTACCTACGCGTGTTCACCTCTTTCACCGCACGCTTCCCGGTCTTTGGGCCTGCATGAACCCCGGTTGCTCCGGCCGCCCAGAGCCGGGTGAGGAGTTCGACTGGCCGTATGGCGCTGTGTTCTCCGAGTCTCGCGAGAAGTGCCCTCACTGCCGGTCCATCGTTCTGGAGTGGGCGCTCTGCACCCTGTGCGGGGATGGCGCGCTCCGTGCCGAGGAGGTGGACGGCGGGTCCCGCATCGCGCCCTGGAGCGACGTCGGGGAGGTTGACGAGTTCGAGCAGACGCTCGACCGCGAGGCGCCGGATCGCGAGGACGACGAGGGAGGCGAGCCCGACGGAGCTCAGGTGCCGGCCGCGCCGGCGCGGGTCTCCCGGCGCTACCTGCACCTTCCGTTCCGCCCCACTTCCTTCCGGGTCGTGGTCGACAGGGAGACCGGTGTCCTCGACGGCGATGGCGAAGGCGAGAGCATCGTCTTCGGAGCCTCGGCTGACACGTCGAGCTGCCCGGGCTGTCGAAAGGCGCCGGTCAACGTCGATCCCGCGCGCGGGGCGCTGCGGTCCGCTAACGCGGGCGCTCCGTTCCTGACCGCTCAGATCACGCCGGGGTTCCTCGCCGACCTGTCGCCGGAGACGGGGTCCGGCGAGCTGCTGCCCAGCGGCGGCCGTCGTCTCATCACCTTCACCGACGCCAGACAGGGCACGGCCCGGCATGCCGCCAACGTCCAGATCGCGTCCGAACGCGGCTTCGTGCGCGGTTTCGTCTACCATTGCGTCCAGGAGCGGTCCGGAGGAGACCCGGCGAGGCTGGCCGAACTGGACCGCAACATCGCGGCGATGCGCTCGGTGGCGGGCGATCCGGCCTTAGCTCCCATTCTTAGGGATCTTGAGTCTCGGAGGACAACCCTGTCCGGCGAGGCGGCCAAGCCCTGGTCCGAGGTAGCATCTCGGCTCGCCAGCCACCCCACGGTGGACGTCTTCCTGCGCAACCTCTGGAAGACGACGAACCGGGATCCGCGCTTCGACGATCCGGGCGTGCTGGCCGAGTTCCTGCTCTACCGCGAGATCATGCGGCGCCCGAACCGCGCAAACTCGGCCGAGACCTTGGGTCTGTTCCGCTACGAGTTGCCAGGCATCGACGATGCCGAGCTGGCGCTTCCCGCCTCGGCGCAGCGCGCCGGCATGACGCTGGCGGAGTGGCGCGACCTCCTGCGGCTTGTCGTGACCCACTTCGTCCGCACCAACGTGGCTTTGCGGTTCGATCGCTGGTGGCTGAACTGGATCGATCGTCGCCAGAGCCACATCGAGATCATCCCCTACGCCCCCGGGCGGAGTTCGAGCAGATACGTGCGACTCTGGCCCAATCCATATGGGCCCCGGAGGCCGCGCATCATTCGCCTGGTGTTTCAGGGCCTGCAGCTCGACCCCGACGTCAGCGCCGACCGCGACCGGGTCGGCGACCTGTTCGACGACGCATGGAGCGCGCTGCGCCGGTACATGGACCCTTCCGACAACGGCTTCCGCATGCGGCTGGGAGCGCTATCACTCGCCCGGATGGACGATGCCTTCTGGTGTCCGACCACGCGCCGCGTTCTGGACACGACGTTTCGCGGGCTCAGCCCATACGATGATGGCGGCGTCTTTCCGATGACCGGGCGCATCGCCATGCCCCGGCTCGCCTTCCCTTGGAGACGCGACGAGAACGGGCACGAGGTCGGCGAGGACCGCATCGACGCGTGGCTGCGCGAGGATGAACGGGTTCGCGCGCTGCGCGAGGCGGGACGATGGAGCGACCAGAACGATCGGGCGGCGAGGCTGCAGCCTTGGCTGCGCGCTGCGGAGCATTCCGCGCAGCAGCCGAGCTCGCTGCTGCGTCGCTACGAGGCCGAGTTCAAGCGGGGCATGATCAACGTGCTCGGCTGCTCGACGACGATGGAGATGGGCGTCGACATCGGCAGCATCGAGGCGGTGCTGAACACCAATACGCCTCCCGAGATCGCAAACTATCGCCAGCGCGTCGGGCGTGCCGGTCGCCAGCGCCAGCCGATCGCGGTGGGTCTGACGCTCTGCAAGGACAAGCCTCTGGACCG
Above is a genomic segment from Geminicoccaceae bacterium SCSIO 64248 containing:
- a CDS encoding STY4851/ECs_5259 family protein, whose protein sequence is MATGSELTVAFVALLSARGFAVPDGRPLHAYRFTKEEFEGVAALLRRSGRAAVHDRSGRALILAYVAEWFRRKRAGGHWDWIRPLRSIGLHYGPGEMVQYPDIEDLVRGGLHAWRRPQPLGGERLLAVVRESGFPVAAVRDDPRISAWLRHSVLCAERGFRVEQAVAAEAWRVSERLAQALFESAVELCGAIADLRAEIPEAARTGDPVAYLDAERPGWRATLPFDVEQEDVRKLVERLVRFRDDHGAALDVERVFIRQPSGGWCPYARLGLEGELDLRRVPGVVASALAEGRRLRIFARPPLARDLIPIAALETRDGDEGRIHDVRPFVTGFEVELPLESEARLLAQSGQSTVGEFVPAGGQALAGAVVALDVAEVDETERPTRLRVIGESSCQTGKASLVLAIRPEAFGSVAFSAAQTDLGVCNRSGRRLVLFSGTAVFEEHGVRWRWRTSAERSVDARPILVGDLLTGVRETVYRGLPRLWVERDGHVVSPRQGTLHWRPRGRGRWRPLAAGPAFGAIDLAVIEQGEVRHSVGAEVVPAATRFEFDRVRRLLRIPGLDAPMLSATAIWPLSVRTETGVPLVELGAPSGAPVIVVRARWESEVRLTLADPSYELRLIDENDRLVNTRAVFALDGLGGRRILAMREASLCMELRAPGSPRIAISRPVSGEVPLSALRDTLRQLLGRSSSLDARVLLSALGSNECIAEVRWYCEDVNPFAAAPRGGPFAALAAMHPLDLRAVSLVTPEIGAHPFTGPATQSDIRAELKPVLPDGPWLVFGQRRSGEIIRPHVVPADRPPAAGVTALVRAVNTDAAEPRWRAFREAYSDPGAMAAEDVRRLIALLVLARREHLPASGIDPLCALSEAPGVAVRLLAFCDDVDERAAVLDLQRGLPFLWCATPVESWLAAFGARFDAMRARLAQLGVTFDVTRQATRVLREITGVRPELAGHARAVFLATLAVGGAAEAVDGTAHDFACRVDEALTRSEIDRLITRHPDGDPPPRDLLSRSSLDVFRRHWMPYDAGFAEVIAAPFAVAEHAAGVRGLAPAELVGCRDAALYDPEYFEALIPMRTNDLLNRILQPGAAT
- a CDS encoding DEAD/DEAH box helicase — protein: MIDFERMTTRLPEQAADAVLGMLRPRSRTLVRHLRGTWGAPAGTPGSFLAEPLVEGAFPWLPLEDGWEGLPPHVLDPRTVDTLRNVSFPPYVHQASAWEALTAAKPASVIVSSGTGSGKTECFLVPILDRLVRLSDGGLRPIEGVRALMLYPLNALISSQEERLERWFSPFGGRLRYALYNGETPTVANAATRRDKPWRVGDRTTLRASPPPVLVTNATMLEYMLIRNNDAGILARSQGTLEFVILDEAHSYMGAQAAEIALLLRRVALAFGREPRDLRFVATSATIGGPNATADLTRFLRDLSGAPEDQIHVIEGSRAPLPPAPPMQAGPLDLDAVSRLEPAAGGERFSSSPELRRIRERLRDGQVFGWEEWARLTTAVAGSARPSQLLVEAAKACDPHADAAMARSGNDSILPTRVHLFHRTLPGLWACMNPGCSGRPEPGEEFDWPYGAVFSESREKCPHCRSIVLEWALCTLCGDGALRAEEVDGGSRIAPWSDVGEVDEFEQTLDREAPDREDDEGGEPDGAQVPAAPARVSRRYLHLPFRPTSFRVVVDRETGVLDGDGEGESIVFGASADTSSCPGCRKAPVNVDPARGALRSANAGAPFLTAQITPGFLADLSPETGSGELLPSGGRRLITFTDARQGTARHAANVQIASERGFVRGFVYHCVQERSGGDPARLAELDRNIAAMRSVAGDPALAPILRDLESRRTTLSGEAAKPWSEVASRLASHPTVDVFLRNLWKTTNRDPRFDDPGVLAEFLLYREIMRRPNRANSAETLGLFRYELPGIDDAELALPASAQRAGMTLAEWRDLLRLVVTHFVRTNVALRFDRWWLNWIDRRQSHIEIIPYAPGRSSSRYVRLWPNPYGPRRPRIIRLVFQGLQLDPDVSADRDRVGDLFDDAWSALRRYMDPSDNGFRMRLGALSLARMDDAFWCPTTRRVLDTTFRGLSPYDDGGVFPMTGRIAMPRLAFPWRRDENGHEVGEDRIDAWLREDERVRALREAGRWSDQNDRAARLQPWLRAAEHSAQQPSSLLRRYEAEFKRGMINVLGCSTTMEMGVDIGSIEAVLNTNTPPEIANYRQRVGRAGRQRQPIAVGLTLCKDKPLDRMAIADPLAYLGRAARTPRVSLESPTIARRHAAAFLLARFLAGFGAELHRLTNGAFFGLVEAPADAKDATPTATFMAWLDRAPADAALTSALASLLAGTPISPGLDLIEALRSRMERITSEIRAEWEALAAADPVEGVGDVELAAVNRARERQRARLERGYLLGELAGRGFLPSYGFPTDVVQFVTETMGEKAARRRAQEAGGAGEPTEKSFGRGYPSRSREVGIYEYAPGRGILVDGVVRESAGVTLNWQRPASADGLREIQSLRTMWSCQSCGALSSRPSALERTPCVECGSDNQEYVRFLAPGGFAVDVRFELHDDPSEVRPGKVVAPWVATRDAPWRALPDPSAGRVRASADGTVFWFNPGDHRHGFALCLHCGRAEAEMSPPGSGLPALSGHRPLRGSPRAIDEQTCTGAPEFAPYAITRNVRLGHEIRTDLCEVQLYDCSARDVALTIALALREAVADRLGIDADEMGFAAPPASAPGGAPNWSAVVFDRASGGAGFASTIARDPVGLLRSARDFLDCRRVGRCGEPDTVRGCPRCILGPDAQHVAEDTDRAGAHALLTALANRLELPEEQCLFGEQTRYEPAPLAIALDERMAARPDATLVLVMRGDPVDWNFDNWPMTSVVERWGARGRDILIEVESEELARADAVTRRRVALWVGRARARLAAVPSADAELLAVVSSGGQAEAWRSLDPLARAVGAGWGGTSAAPVVRGPGDARPAQLQVIEVAGLLAERVSETIFEVGLELDGPAGGFGARLKALLVARDPALADVLAEPCSEIRYTDRYLFSPLVLRLLTELLRGMADSGTRIEIETLALRKSPPRRGRGLLKDDWQDEADRDLVLRHLMGTITPTTQLNLHQDVAHNRRLEFRGRRGSGTIFFDQGVGSWSVSGNEGFDMRADVAAQLREIEKPFTVANAPSGTFFAIRLD